A section of the Jatrophihabitans sp. genome encodes:
- a CDS encoding AMP-binding protein: MELAPSAHVDTFCRDNLPPREQWPDFRFDLPELHYPQRLNCAAALLDDVVAEHGADRPALRSERETWSYGQLLARANQLAHYLSEDAGLLPGQRVLLRGPNNPWLVACWFAVLKAGGVVVTTVPMLRSGEITQLIDLTRASLALCDHRFVDDLEPATSAGGIPMLRYGGEDAEDLIGLSAAKPTEFVNVDTAADDVALLAPTSGTTGNPKATMHFHRDVLAIADTFGKHTVAGRPDDVFTGTPPLAFTFGLGGLLVFPLRIGASTLLIERATPTELAEAVERHRATVLFTAPTAYRAILRAGQQHRLATVRRAVSAGEHLPKPVWQELQDKTGIELIDGIGSTEMLHVFISASDGDIRPGATGKAVPGYTAAVLDADGKPAPDGTAGRLAVTGPTGCRYLADPRQAVYVQHGWNVTGDTYIRDSDGYFWYQARSDDMIVSSGYNIAAPEVERALEQHPDVVECAVVARPDAERGSTVHAVVVLREGAAQDAAKVSELQDFTKQTIAPYKYPRSIEFAAALPRTSTGKVQRFRLRETEAAR, translated from the coding sequence GTGGAGCTCGCACCGTCCGCCCACGTGGACACGTTCTGCCGGGACAACCTCCCGCCGCGGGAGCAGTGGCCGGACTTTCGCTTCGACCTGCCGGAGCTTCACTACCCCCAGCGGCTCAACTGCGCGGCGGCGCTGCTCGACGACGTGGTGGCCGAGCACGGCGCCGACCGGCCTGCCCTGCGCAGCGAGCGGGAGACCTGGAGTTACGGGCAACTGCTCGCCCGCGCCAACCAGTTGGCCCACTATCTGAGCGAGGACGCCGGCCTGCTGCCCGGCCAGCGGGTGCTGCTGCGCGGGCCGAACAACCCGTGGCTGGTGGCCTGCTGGTTCGCGGTGCTCAAGGCCGGCGGTGTGGTGGTGACCACCGTGCCGATGCTGCGCAGCGGCGAGATCACCCAGCTGATCGACCTGACCCGCGCCAGCCTGGCTCTGTGCGACCACCGCTTCGTCGACGACCTCGAGCCGGCGACCTCGGCCGGCGGGATACCGATGCTGCGCTACGGCGGCGAGGACGCCGAGGACCTGATCGGGCTCAGCGCGGCCAAGCCGACCGAGTTCGTCAACGTCGACACCGCGGCCGACGATGTCGCGCTGCTGGCGCCGACCTCGGGCACCACCGGAAACCCCAAGGCGACGATGCACTTTCACCGCGACGTGCTGGCGATCGCCGACACGTTCGGCAAGCACACCGTCGCCGGCCGGCCCGACGACGTCTTCACCGGCACCCCGCCACTGGCCTTCACCTTCGGCCTCGGCGGCCTGCTGGTGTTCCCGCTGCGGATCGGGGCCTCGACGCTGCTGATCGAACGCGCCACCCCCACCGAGCTCGCCGAGGCCGTGGAGCGACACCGCGCCACCGTGCTGTTCACCGCGCCGACCGCCTACCGGGCGATCCTGCGCGCCGGCCAGCAGCACCGGCTGGCCACCGTGCGGCGCGCGGTGTCGGCCGGTGAGCACCTGCCCAAGCCGGTCTGGCAGGAGCTGCAGGACAAGACCGGCATCGAGTTGATCGACGGCATCGGCAGCACCGAGATGCTGCACGTGTTCATCTCGGCGTCCGACGGCGACATCCGGCCGGGCGCGACCGGCAAGGCGGTGCCCGGCTACACCGCGGCGGTGCTCGACGCCGACGGCAAGCCGGCCCCGGACGGCACCGCCGGCCGGCTGGCGGTCACCGGACCGACCGGCTGCCGTTACCTGGCCGACCCGCGGCAGGCCGTCTACGTCCAGCATGGCTGGAACGTCACCGGCGACACCTACATCCGCGACTCCGACGGCTACTTCTGGTACCAGGCCCGCAGTGACGACATGATCGTCTCCTCCGGATACAACATCGCCGCGCCCGAGGTGGAGCGTGCCCTCGAGCAGCACCCGGACGTGGTGGAGTGCGCGGTGGTCGCCCGGCCCGACGCCGAGCGCGGTTCGACGGTGCACGCCGTGGTGGTGCTGCGCGAGGGCGCTGCCCAGGACGCGGCCAAGGTCAGCGAGCTGCAGGACTTCACCAAGCAGACGATCGCGCCGTACAAGTACCCCCGTTCCATCGAGTTCGCCGCGGCGTTGCCCCGCACGTCCACCGGCAAGGTTCAACGGTTCCGGCTTCGCGAGACCGAAGCCGCGCGCTAA
- a CDS encoding PaaX family transcriptional regulator C-terminal domain-containing protein, translating to MSSAVKPAGASDELLVEAQPRQLIVTIYGLYAREEPNWLPIASVVRLMSDLGVDGQAVRSSISRLKRRATLQALRIDGAAGYALSPSTIQAMREGDRRIFDQRHASLADGWVQVVFTVPEAERGKRHELRTRLAGLGFGPVAPGVWLAPGALADEVSHVLARQQLAGYVDIFRGQYLGYAELAGRVGDWWDLEGLAAKYAQFLGHYRPVSRRLAGRAPDGGAAFAEYVRMLTAWRRLRYLDPGLPAEVLPPRWDGAAAAELFGELSDVLRPPAYQHALRVIRD from the coding sequence ATGAGCAGCGCCGTGAAGCCGGCCGGCGCCTCAGACGAGCTGCTCGTCGAGGCCCAGCCCCGTCAGCTGATCGTCACCATCTACGGCCTGTACGCGCGTGAGGAGCCGAACTGGCTGCCGATCGCCTCGGTCGTGCGGTTGATGAGCGACCTGGGCGTCGACGGCCAGGCGGTGCGATCCTCGATCTCGCGCCTCAAGCGCCGGGCGACGTTGCAGGCCCTGCGGATCGACGGAGCTGCCGGGTACGCGCTGTCCCCGTCGACGATCCAGGCGATGCGCGAGGGCGACCGGCGGATCTTCGACCAGCGGCACGCCAGCCTGGCCGACGGATGGGTGCAGGTCGTCTTCACGGTGCCCGAGGCCGAGCGGGGCAAGCGGCACGAGCTGCGGACCAGGCTCGCCGGGCTCGGCTTCGGCCCGGTCGCCCCTGGCGTCTGGCTGGCGCCCGGCGCGCTGGCCGACGAGGTCAGCCACGTGCTGGCCCGCCAGCAGCTGGCCGGCTACGTCGACATCTTCCGCGGCCAGTACCTCGGCTATGCCGAGCTGGCCGGCCGGGTGGGGGACTGGTGGGACCTGGAGGGCCTGGCCGCCAAGTACGCCCAGTTCCTCGGTCACTACCGGCCGGTGAGCCGCCGGCTGGCCGGCCGGGCGCCGGACGGCGGCGCCGCCTTCGCCGAGTACGTCCGGATGCTGACCGCGTGGCGGCGGCTGCGCTACCTCGACCCCGGCCTGCCGGCCGAGGTGCTGCCACCCCGCTGGGACGGCGCGGCGGCGGCGGAGTTGTTCGGTGAGCTCAGCGACGTGTTGCGTCCGCCGGCGTACCAGCACGCGCTGCGGGTGATCCGCGACTGA
- a CDS encoding DEAD/DEAH box helicase, which produces MPDRRAPIDTEHPLLAGLLTGCPPGETPLRHVEQVPPRPLTSAAWPDWAAADLVAALASAGIDAPWPHQVEAAEHAWAGDSVVIATGTASGKSLAYQLPMLSAVLADARSRALYLSPTKALAADQHRALTALGLPGVRAATLDGDTPFEERDWIRQHANVVLSNPDLLHRTLLPQHQRYSGFLRRLRFVVIDECHHYRGLFGSHVSLVLRRLRRLCALYGAAPVFVLASATSATPGQSASRLVGLPVRTVDSDRSPRGPRTFALWEPPLAIAGSQNSAPIRRAAGSEAARLLADLVIAGARTLVFTRSRRGAELTALSAKNHLIEAGATELADRIAAYRGGYLAQERRALERALTSGELLGVATTNALELGVDITGLDAVVLAGYPGTLASLWQQAGRAGRRGQDALVVFIARDDPLDTYLVNNPAAIFARPVEASVTDPTNPHVLGPQLCCAAAELALTTADVELFGGPAAEQVLAALVEQGLLRRRPAGWFWTDRNRPSANLRGAGHPVTVVESGSGSLLGTVDAGTAPATVHPEAVYLHQGNSFVVEELDLEHGAALVRPEDPPWTTSAQEITDIAILATEQSAMLDGVSVGFGTVEVSHQVVSFQRRRFSGELLDETPLDMPLQRLVTKAVWYTLDAASVAEAGLDQPELPGALHAAEHAAIGLLPLFATCDRWDIGGVSTALHADTGRPTVFVYDGHPGGAGFAARGHAVLPDWLAATRGAIAGCECPAGCPSCIQSPKCGNGNNPLDKAGALLVLDAVLARVIIR; this is translated from the coding sequence GTGCCGGACAGGAGGGCTCCGATCGACACCGAGCACCCGCTGCTGGCCGGCCTGCTCACCGGCTGCCCGCCCGGCGAGACGCCGCTGCGCCACGTCGAGCAGGTCCCGCCCCGCCCGCTGACCTCGGCGGCGTGGCCGGACTGGGCAGCGGCCGACCTCGTCGCCGCGCTGGCGAGCGCCGGCATCGACGCGCCCTGGCCGCACCAGGTCGAGGCAGCCGAGCACGCCTGGGCCGGCGACTCGGTGGTGATCGCCACCGGCACGGCGTCGGGAAAGTCGCTGGCCTACCAGCTGCCGATGCTGTCCGCCGTGCTGGCCGATGCCAGGTCACGGGCGCTGTACCTGTCCCCCACCAAGGCGCTGGCCGCCGACCAGCACCGGGCGTTGACGGCGCTGGGCCTGCCCGGCGTCCGGGCGGCCACCCTGGACGGCGACACCCCGTTCGAGGAGCGGGACTGGATCCGGCAGCACGCCAACGTGGTGCTGTCCAACCCCGACCTGCTGCACCGGACGCTGCTGCCCCAGCACCAGCGCTACTCCGGCTTCCTGCGCCGGCTGCGGTTCGTGGTGATCGACGAGTGCCACCACTACCGGGGCCTGTTCGGCTCGCACGTGTCCCTGGTGCTGCGCAGGTTGCGCAGGCTGTGCGCGCTCTACGGCGCCGCGCCGGTGTTCGTGCTGGCCTCGGCCACCTCGGCGACCCCGGGGCAGTCGGCCTCGCGGCTGGTCGGGCTGCCGGTGCGGACGGTGGATTCCGACCGCTCGCCGCGCGGCCCGCGGACCTTCGCGCTGTGGGAGCCGCCGCTGGCGATAGCCGGCAGCCAGAACTCGGCGCCGATCCGGCGGGCCGCCGGGTCAGAGGCCGCCCGGCTGCTGGCCGACCTGGTGATCGCCGGCGCCCGCACCCTGGTGTTCACGCGGTCCCGCCGCGGCGCCGAGCTCACCGCGCTGAGCGCCAAGAACCACCTGATCGAGGCCGGCGCGACCGAGCTGGCAGACCGGATCGCCGCCTACCGGGGCGGTTACCTGGCCCAGGAACGCCGCGCGCTGGAGCGCGCGCTCACCAGCGGCGAGCTGTTGGGGGTGGCGACCACGAACGCTCTGGAACTGGGCGTCGACATCACCGGCCTGGACGCCGTGGTGCTGGCCGGCTATCCCGGAACGCTGGCCTCGCTGTGGCAGCAGGCCGGCCGGGCCGGGCGCCGCGGCCAGGACGCGCTGGTGGTCTTCATCGCCCGCGACGACCCGCTGGACACCTACCTGGTGAACAACCCGGCGGCCATCTTCGCCCGGCCGGTAGAGGCGAGCGTGACCGATCCCACCAATCCGCACGTGTTGGGGCCGCAGCTGTGCTGCGCGGCCGCCGAACTGGCGCTGACCACAGCCGACGTCGAGCTGTTCGGCGGCCCGGCGGCCGAACAGGTGCTGGCCGCGCTGGTGGAGCAGGGGCTGCTGCGCCGGCGTCCGGCCGGGTGGTTCTGGACCGACCGCAACCGCCCGAGCGCGAACCTGCGAGGCGCTGGCCATCCGGTCACCGTGGTGGAATCGGGCTCCGGCTCGCTGCTGGGCACCGTCGACGCGGGCACCGCCCCGGCCACCGTGCATCCCGAGGCGGTCTACCTGCACCAGGGCAACTCGTTCGTCGTCGAGGAGCTCGACCTGGAGCACGGGGCGGCGCTGGTGCGCCCGGAGGACCCGCCGTGGACCACCAGCGCCCAGGAGATCACCGACATCGCGATCCTGGCCACCGAGCAGAGCGCCATGCTGGACGGGGTCAGCGTCGGATTCGGCACGGTCGAGGTCTCCCACCAGGTCGTCAGTTTTCAGCGCCGCCGGTTCAGCGGTGAGCTTCTGGACGAGACCCCGCTGGACATGCCGCTGCAGCGACTGGTCACCAAGGCCGTCTGGTACACCCTCGACGCGGCCTCCGTCGCCGAGGCCGGCCTGGACCAGCCGGAGCTTCCCGGCGCCCTGCACGCCGCCGAGCACGCCGCGATCGGGCTACTGCCGCTGTTCGCCACCTGTGACCGCTGGGACATCGGCGGCGTGTCCACCGCCCTGCACGCCGACACCGGCCGGCCCACCGTCTTCGTCTACGACGGCCATCCCGGTGGAGCCGGCTTCGCGGCGCGGGGCCACGCGGTGCTGCCCGACTGGCTGGCCGCGACCCGGGGCGCCATCGCCGGTTGCGAGTGCCCGGCCGGCTGCCCGTCCTGCATCCAGTCGCCCAAGTGCGGCAACGGCAACAACCCTCTGGACAAGGCCGGGGCGTTGCTGGTGCTCGACGCGGTGCTGGCACGGGTGATAATCCGGTGA
- a CDS encoding RidA family protein, with protein sequence MTLERINPEELGRPSGFAHAVRATDTARVYLAGQTALDKAGAIVGSTIVEQFEQALSNLLTALAAAGGAAEHLATVTIYIVDIADYRANAREIGAVWRRLAGTEYPAMAGIGIARLWDEDALIELQGVAEIPR encoded by the coding sequence ATGACTTTGGAGCGGATCAACCCCGAGGAGCTGGGCCGGCCGTCCGGCTTCGCGCACGCGGTGCGCGCCACCGACACCGCGCGGGTCTACCTGGCCGGCCAGACCGCGCTCGACAAGGCCGGCGCCATCGTCGGCTCGACCATCGTGGAGCAGTTCGAGCAGGCGCTGAGCAACCTGCTGACCGCGCTGGCCGCCGCCGGCGGCGCCGCCGAGCACCTGGCCACCGTCACGATCTACATCGTCGACATCGCCGACTACCGGGCCAACGCCCGCGAGATCGGCGCGGTCTGGCGGCGGCTGGCCGGCACCGAGTACCCGGCGATGGCCGGCATCGGCATCGCCCGGCTCTGGGACGAGGACGCTCTCATCGAGCTGCAGGGCGTGGCCGAGATCCCCCGCTGA
- a CDS encoding enoyl-CoA hydratase family protein has protein sequence MTNRFRASVPLTEDWQHFDFAVADGIATVTLNRPEKLNPLTFESYADLRDLVQQLPYREDVRVLVIRGAGKAFCAGGDVNEIIGELIKMRPRELMAFTKMTGDLIRAMREVSVPIVSGIQGIAAGAGSVVALASDFRVVTQSARFAFLFTKVGLSGGDMGAAYLLPRMVGAGRATQLLMLGDTIDAATADRYGLVSELVADDELDAAVARLATRLAEGPALAYAQTKALITRELDMSLAGAMELDAMTQALLMTTDDHAEFHAAFNERRPPRWTGR, from the coding sequence ATGACGAACCGATTCCGGGCCTCCGTCCCGCTCACCGAGGACTGGCAGCACTTCGACTTCGCGGTGGCCGACGGCATCGCCACAGTCACGCTGAACCGGCCCGAGAAGCTGAACCCGCTGACGTTCGAGAGCTATGCCGACCTGCGCGACCTGGTGCAGCAGCTGCCCTACCGCGAGGACGTGCGAGTGCTGGTGATCCGCGGCGCCGGCAAGGCCTTCTGCGCCGGCGGCGACGTCAACGAGATCATCGGCGAGCTGATCAAGATGCGCCCGCGCGAGCTGATGGCGTTCACCAAGATGACCGGTGACCTGATCCGGGCGATGCGCGAGGTCTCGGTCCCGATCGTGTCCGGCATCCAGGGCATCGCGGCCGGCGCCGGCTCGGTGGTGGCGCTCGCCTCGGACTTCCGGGTGGTGACGCAGTCGGCGCGCTTTGCCTTCCTCTTCACCAAGGTCGGGCTCTCCGGTGGCGACATGGGCGCGGCCTACCTGCTGCCCCGGATGGTCGGCGCCGGCCGGGCCACCCAGCTGCTCATGCTCGGCGACACCATCGACGCGGCCACCGCCGACCGGTACGGCCTGGTCAGCGAGCTGGTCGCCGACGACGAGCTGGACGCCGCGGTCGCGAGGCTGGCCACCCGGCTCGCCGAGGGGCCGGCCCTGGCCTACGCCCAGACCAAGGCGCTGATCACCCGCGAGCTGGACATGTCGCTGGCCGGCGCGATGGAACTGGACGCGATGACCCAGGCGCTGCTGATGACCACCGATGACCACGCCGAGTTCCACGCGGCCTTCAACGAGCGCCGGCCGCCGCGCTGGACCGGGCGTTGA
- a CDS encoding SDR family NAD(P)-dependent oxidoreductase, with protein sequence MSDAGRVCLVAGASRGIGAAVASALSRDGHRVALLGRDGAALDELGAALPGPTLSVPADVTDPGAVEAAFSRIERDWGPVEVLVCNAGAGIAAPIVDTSDQQWAQMLELNLTAPFRLMRRALPSMTGSGWGRIVVIASVVAKRGEAQVAAYTASKHGVLGLVRAAAAELARSGVTVNAVCPGYVDTPMTDATVEAIAARSGRGPDDARAALARRQPIGRLIEPDEVAEAVRFCLANAAVTGQGINVDGGSVQS encoded by the coding sequence TTGAGCGACGCCGGCCGGGTCTGCCTGGTCGCCGGCGCCAGCCGCGGGATCGGCGCGGCGGTCGCCTCGGCGCTGTCGCGCGACGGCCATCGGGTGGCGCTGCTGGGCCGCGACGGCGCCGCCCTGGACGAGCTGGGCGCGGCGTTGCCGGGGCCGACCCTGAGCGTGCCCGCCGACGTGACCGACCCCGGCGCGGTCGAGGCTGCCTTCAGCCGGATCGAGCGGGACTGGGGGCCGGTCGAGGTGCTGGTCTGCAACGCCGGCGCCGGAATCGCCGCTCCGATCGTCGACACCTCCGACCAGCAGTGGGCCCAGATGCTCGAGCTCAACCTCACCGCGCCGTTCCGGCTGATGCGCCGGGCGTTGCCGTCGATGACCGGCAGCGGCTGGGGCCGGATCGTCGTCATCGCGTCGGTGGTGGCCAAGCGCGGTGAGGCGCAGGTCGCGGCCTACACCGCCTCCAAGCACGGCGTGCTCGGCCTGGTGCGCGCCGCGGCCGCCGAGCTGGCCCGGTCCGGGGTGACCGTCAACGCCGTCTGCCCCGGCTACGTCGACACCCCGATGACCGATGCGACCGTCGAGGCGATCGCCGCCCGCAGCGGCCGTGGCCCGGACGACGCGCGTGCCGCGCTGGCCCGCAGGCAGCCGATCGGGCGGTTGATCGAACCCGACGAGGTGGCCGAGGCCGTTCGATTCTGCCTGGCGAACGCCGCGGTGACCGGGCAGGGAATCAATGTCGACGGAGGATCGGTGCAGTCATGA
- a CDS encoding acyl-CoA dehydrogenase family protein, which yields MSAFALTDEQRTYVRQVREVAVAELIPLAEQGVEGRVNRPLLEAMGSHGLLSRLFGATGRSAAAMELCLLRETLAEVCTDAETALALQALGSYPFVLFGTEGQAERYRDGVAAGTVVASFALSEAEAGSDAAALRLRAEPDGDGWRLTGEKTWISNAPEADVYTVFARTTADARARGITAFVVDGGAPGLSGEQLDMLAPHALGRLIFDGVRVERADVLGEVDAGFKVAMRTLDVLRPSVGAFAVGMAQAGLDAAIEHTTRRQAFGGVLSDQQAVSHLLAEMATRVEASRLLVYAAASAYDEGIAAELVTRKAAMAKLFATESAQFVVDAAMQLHGARALQRGHLLERLYRDVRAPRIYEGASEVQRTIIGRSLVQAATRERTEQA from the coding sequence ATGTCCGCCTTCGCACTGACCGACGAGCAACGAACGTACGTGCGGCAGGTGCGCGAGGTCGCGGTGGCCGAACTCATCCCGCTTGCCGAGCAGGGCGTCGAGGGCCGGGTGAACCGGCCGCTGCTGGAGGCGATGGGCAGCCACGGGCTGCTCAGCCGGCTGTTCGGCGCCACCGGGCGCTCGGCCGCGGCCATGGAACTCTGCCTGCTGCGCGAGACCCTGGCAGAAGTCTGCACCGACGCCGAGACGGCGCTGGCGCTGCAGGCCCTGGGCAGCTATCCCTTCGTGCTGTTCGGCACCGAGGGCCAGGCCGAGCGCTACCGCGACGGGGTGGCCGCCGGCACCGTGGTGGCCTCGTTCGCGCTGTCGGAGGCCGAGGCGGGCTCTGACGCCGCGGCGCTGCGGCTACGGGCCGAGCCTGACGGCGACGGCTGGCGGTTGACCGGCGAGAAGACCTGGATCTCCAACGCGCCGGAGGCCGACGTCTACACGGTGTTCGCCCGCACCACCGCCGACGCCCGGGCCCGCGGCATCACCGCGTTCGTGGTGGACGGCGGAGCGCCGGGCCTGAGCGGCGAGCAGCTGGACATGCTGGCGCCGCACGCGCTCGGCCGGTTGATCTTCGACGGCGTCCGGGTCGAGCGCGCCGACGTCCTGGGCGAGGTGGACGCCGGCTTCAAGGTCGCGATGCGCACGCTCGACGTGCTGCGCCCCAGCGTCGGCGCCTTCGCGGTCGGGATGGCCCAGGCCGGCCTCGACGCCGCGATCGAGCACACCACCCGGCGGCAGGCCTTCGGCGGGGTGCTCAGCGACCAGCAGGCGGTCAGCCACCTGCTCGCCGAGATGGCCACCCGGGTCGAGGCGAGCCGGCTGCTGGTCTACGCGGCGGCGTCGGCCTATGACGAGGGCATCGCCGCCGAGCTGGTCACCCGCAAGGCCGCGATGGCCAAGCTGTTCGCCACCGAGAGCGCCCAGTTCGTCGTCGACGCGGCCATGCAACTGCACGGCGCCCGGGCCCTGCAACGCGGTCACCTGCTCGAGCGGCTGTACCGCGACGTCCGCGCGCCGCGGATCTATGAGGGCGCCTCCGAGGTGCAGCGCACCATCATCGGGCGTTCACTGGTGCAGGCCGCCACCCGCGAGAGGACCGAGCAGGCATGA
- a CDS encoding STAS domain-containing protein: MNLSLTASSTGVQTVLEVCGELDVHSATQLTDRLSQIISSGQQSVVVDLSWLSFIDSTGLGALVAARNQAQPAGAVLRLVCRAERTLKLFRITGLDAVFDIYPAVSEAIAAG, encoded by the coding sequence ATGAACCTCAGCTTGACCGCGTCCAGCACCGGCGTCCAGACCGTGCTGGAAGTCTGCGGTGAGCTCGATGTGCACTCGGCGACCCAGCTGACCGACCGGCTGTCGCAGATCATCAGCTCGGGCCAGCAGTCGGTCGTGGTCGATCTGAGCTGGCTGTCGTTCATCGACTCGACCGGTCTGGGGGCGCTGGTGGCGGCCCGCAACCAGGCCCAGCCGGCCGGTGCCGTGCTCAGGCTGGTCTGCCGGGCCGAACGCACCCTCAAGCTGTTCCGGATCACCGGGCTGGACGCGGTTTTCGACATCTATCCCGCCGTGTCCGAGGCGATCGCGGCCGGCTGA
- a CDS encoding sodium-translocating pyrophosphatase, which produces MALSHPVITAQTGDIDFSAGDRGLVAVIGLVAIVALVFSFVLFREVLRANQGTPKMITIAEAVQEGAQAYLKRQFRTLSVVVVVVFLLLFALPADDTGQRIGRSVFFLVGAGFSGAIGYFGMWLATRANLRVAAAANNEGRELATRIAFRTGGAVGMATVGLGLLGVAVVVYAYTDDAPKVLEGFGFGAATLAMFMRVGGGIFTKAADVGADLVGKVEAGIPEDDPRNAATIADNVGDNVGDCAGMAADLFESYAVTLVASLILGAVAFGTKGLLFPLIVPAIGVLTAIIGVFITRSRPNEGGLATINRSFYISAGISVVLCAIAAFTYLPSKFSELEGTGVDLGGDTPIAEHSGNPALIAIIAVIIGIVLAAVILWLTGVYTGTEGKAVQDVGRSSLTGAATVILSGISIGFESAVYTALVIASAVFGAFLLGGSSVSVALFAVALAGCGLLTTVGVIVAMDTFGPVSDNAQGIAEMSGDISPAGAQILTELDAVGNTTKAITKGIAIATAVLAATALFGSYQDAIREAVAEAGGSIADNTNFATTIVSPNTLVGVIIGAAVVFMFSGLAVNAVSRAAGAVVYEVRRQFATRPGIMDGTERPEYGRVVDICTRDSLRELVTPGLLAVMAPIAVGFGLGLGPLAGYLGGAIATGTLMAVFLANSGGAWDNAKKLVEDGNHGGKGSEAHAATVIGDTVGDPFKDTAGPAINPLIKVMNLVSVLIAPAVVQLSIGDDANVGVRMAIALVAVVVIVAAILIAKRRASTLNDDPSQIHAAATTV; this is translated from the coding sequence ATGGCTCTGTCCCACCCGGTGATCACCGCCCAGACCGGAGACATCGACTTCTCCGCGGGCGACCGGGGACTGGTCGCGGTGATCGGCCTGGTGGCGATCGTCGCACTGGTCTTCTCGTTCGTCCTGTTTCGCGAAGTCCTGAGAGCCAACCAGGGCACGCCGAAGATGATCACGATCGCCGAGGCGGTCCAGGAGGGCGCCCAGGCCTATCTGAAGCGCCAGTTCCGGACGCTCTCGGTGGTCGTGGTGGTCGTCTTCCTGCTGCTGTTCGCGCTGCCGGCCGACGACACCGGCCAGCGGATCGGCCGCTCGGTCTTCTTCCTGGTCGGCGCCGGGTTCTCAGGCGCCATCGGGTACTTCGGCATGTGGCTGGCCACCCGGGCCAACCTGCGGGTAGCCGCCGCGGCCAACAACGAGGGCCGTGAGCTGGCCACCCGGATCGCGTTCCGCACCGGTGGCGCCGTCGGCATGGCCACCGTGGGCCTGGGCCTGCTGGGCGTGGCCGTAGTCGTGTACGCCTACACCGACGACGCGCCGAAGGTGCTGGAAGGCTTCGGATTCGGCGCCGCCACGCTGGCGATGTTCATGCGTGTCGGTGGTGGCATCTTCACCAAGGCCGCCGACGTGGGCGCCGACCTGGTGGGCAAGGTCGAGGCCGGCATCCCCGAGGACGACCCCCGCAACGCCGCGACCATCGCCGACAACGTCGGTGACAACGTCGGCGACTGCGCCGGCATGGCGGCCGACCTGTTCGAGTCCTACGCCGTGACCCTGGTCGCCTCGCTGATCCTCGGCGCGGTCGCCTTCGGCACCAAGGGCCTGCTGTTCCCGCTGATCGTGCCCGCCATCGGCGTTCTGACAGCGATCATCGGGGTCTTCATCACCCGGTCGCGGCCGAACGAGGGCGGCCTGGCCACCATCAACCGCAGCTTCTACATCTCCGCCGGCATCTCTGTGGTGCTCTGCGCGATCGCGGCCTTCACGTACCTGCCGAGCAAGTTCTCCGAGCTCGAGGGCACCGGCGTCGACCTCGGCGGCGACACCCCCATCGCTGAGCACAGCGGCAACCCGGCCCTGATCGCCATCATCGCGGTGATCATCGGAATCGTGCTGGCCGCCGTGATCCTCTGGCTGACCGGCGTCTACACCGGCACCGAAGGAAAGGCCGTCCAGGACGTCGGGCGCAGCTCGCTGACCGGCGCGGCCACCGTGATCCTGTCCGGCATCTCGATCGGCTTCGAGTCGGCCGTCTACACCGCGCTCGTCATCGCCTCCGCGGTGTTCGGCGCCTTCCTGCTCGGCGGCTCGTCGGTGTCGGTCGCGCTGTTCGCGGTCGCACTGGCCGGCTGCGGGTTGCTGACCACCGTCGGCGTCATCGTCGCGATGGACACCTTCGGCCCGGTGTCGGACAACGCCCAGGGCATCGCGGAGATGTCGGGTGACATCAGCCCGGCGGGAGCCCAGATCCTGACCGAGCTGGACGCGGTCGGCAACACCACCAAGGCCATCACCAAGGGCATCGCGATCGCGACCGCGGTGCTGGCCGCGACCGCCCTGTTCGGCTCCTACCAGGACGCCATCCGTGAGGCCGTCGCCGAGGCGGGGGGCAGCATCGCGGACAACACCAACTTCGCCACCACGATCGTCAGCCCGAACACCCTCGTCGGCGTCATCATCGGCGCCGCGGTGGTCTTCATGTTCTCCGGCCTCGCGGTGAACGCGGTGTCCCGGGCGGCCGGCGCGGTGGTCTACGAGGTCCGCCGCCAGTTCGCCACCCGGCCCGGCATCATGGACGGCACCGAGCGGCCCGAGTACGGCCGGGTCGTCGACATCTGCACCCGGGACTCGCTGCGCGAGCTGGTCACCCCGGGCCTGCTCGCGGTGATGGCCCCGATCGCGGTCGGCTTCGGGCTGGGCCTCGGCCCGCTGGCGGGCTACCTCGGCGGCGCCATCGCCACCGGCACCCTGATGGCGGTGTTCCTGGCCAACTCCGGCGGGGCTTGGGACAACGCCAAGAAGCTGGTCGAGGACGGCAACCACGGCGGCAAGGGCTCTGAGGCGCACGCCGCGACCGTCATCGGTGACACCGTCGGTGACCCGTTCAAGGACACCGCCGGCCCGGCTATCAACCCGCTGATCAAGGTGATGAACCTGGTGTCGGTGCTGATCGCGCCGGCCGTCGTCCAGCTCTCGATCGGCGATGACGCCAATGTGGGAGTCCGGATGGCGATCGCCCTGGTCGCGGTGGTGGTCATCGTCGCGGCCATCCTGATCGCCAAGCGGCGGGCATCCACCCTCAACGATGATCCGTCCCAGATCCACGCGGCGGCGACCACCGTCTGA